In Aedes albopictus strain Foshan chromosome 3, AalbF5, whole genome shotgun sequence, the genomic window GAGATACAAAGCCCGCCTGGTAATCAAGGGCTTCTCTCAAGTTAAGGGTGTGGACTACAATGAGACCTATGCACCTGTAGTGCGATACGCCACCGTTCGCTACCTCATGTCCCTGGCGGCCAGGATGAATTTGAAGGTGCAGCAGATGGATGCCGTGACGGCGTTCTTGCAGGGAAACCTAGAGGACGAGGAAATATTCATGGAGCAACCAGAAGGGTTCGTGGACCAGAAGGCGCCAACGAAAGTCTGCAAGTTGAAGAAGGCGTTGTACGGCCTCAAACAGGCCAGCAGGGTCTGGAATCTGAAGCTGGATGCTGAGCTCAAGCGAATCGGGTTGAAGCGGTCCAGATACGACACCTGTGTCTACTACAAGATCGAAGGCACAAGTATCTTGATAGTAGCAGTGTATGTGGACGACCTGCTCATTTTTTCGAACAACGCGCGCTGGGAGGAGAATTTGAAGAAGCAGCTGACCAAGAAGTTCAGGATGAAGGACTTGGGACTGGCCAACAAAGTTCTCGGAATTCGTGTAACCAGAGAGGACGGCGTAGTAAGGTTGGACCAAGAGCAGTACATCAACGAGCTCCTAGATCGGTTCGGCGCGACTGACTGCAACACCGTTACCACACCAGCGGACCCGGGACAGAAGCTCACGAAGCAAATGAGTCCAAAGTCGGAAGAAGAGCGGAAGCAGATGGAGAAGGTTCCTTTCCGGGAACTAGTCGGCGGCCTGCAATATTTGGCCCAAGGCACTCGGCCGGATATTAGCTTTGCTGTTAACGCCGTAAGCCATTTCGTTAACGATCCGGGGAAAGCTCACTGGACTGCGGCGAAGCGAATCCTCCGCTACCTAAAAGGCACGAAGAAAATGAAGCTGACGTACAATGGACGGTGCAACGGAAGCTTCGTAGGCTACTGTAATGCGGACTGGGGAAACGACACCGACACCCGTCGGTCCATCACCGGATATGTGTTCCTGCAATCTGGTGGGCCGATATCATGGAACTGTCGCAAGCAGACGACGGTTGCTCTCTCGACGACGGAAGCCGAGTACATGGCGATTTCGGCTGCTACGCAGGAAGCCATCTTGTGGAGAGGTTTTCGAGAGGAGCTGTCCGGATGTGCTGAACCGGTGCCCATTTTTTGCGACAATCGGAGTGCTGTTCACCTGGCGGAGAAAGAAATCGGTTATTCTTCAAGAAGCAAACATATTGATATTCGGCATCATTTCGTCAGGCAGTACATCGAAGACAAATACATTATTCTCGAACATGTTAGTTCCGAGTATCAAGCAGCGGACATGCTCACCAAGGCACTACCGACGAAGAACTTTGAAGATGGAAGGAAGACCCTCGGAATTAGAGAAATTCTCGGTTAAGGGGGGATGATAGAATAGTAACCATCGAATTGTAGTATGTCATGATTAGATTAGTTCAATAAACCTCATTAAGTATTAGACTACCAAACCTAGCAGACGTATTATTCAAtagatatcgagaaagcattcgctcaaaagcaatcttgtttgggtgatttcttagatatcgagggtgcctttgacaatgtgcctttcgttGCCATAtcagaagccgcacggagtcatggtatatctccaatgatttccaattggattcatcaaatgctcaaaaaccgatatctcttctcgacattgcgtctagcagggattaggaaattgagtgtttgtggatgcccccaagggggagtcttatcaccgcttttgtggaatctcgtagcagatacgctattgaggcaactcaattatagcggttttcctacttatggttttgccgacgactacctagcattgttagcacccttttcgacctgatgcaaagcgcccttcaggtagttgaaagTGGGTTTCGCCATTATGGCCTTTCggataatccgagtaaaacatctattgttctttttactgAAAGGCGAAacagtaatggcgttcgacctttgcatctctgcgattctgaaatcgatgtgactgaacaggcaaagtacgttggagtcattcttgattccaagctctcCTGGACAccacacattgagttcagaatcaagaaagcttgtatggccttcgggaaatgtcggcgaacctttggtacaacttggggtctaaaacccaagtatatcaaatggatctacacaactgttgttcggccaatatgtatgtatgtatgtttgtttaTTCGTAACGGTAACCTATTAGTACAATACTTTATCTTAGGTCAAAGAATCTGTTTTAATGAAAATTACATGTAGAAAAGAATAAAGCCGCAAcgtacaaaacaaaaaataaaacaactAAACAAATGAAGTAATGGAATTCTAAGCAGGACTACACTGAACAAAATACTAAACAAGATTtctaaccagtgaatcaaaattcaaccatcgcgcaacaataatgacaatttcgcaacctgtatttgttgcgacaaaacaacccatgcgacataagtttgtcccaacttgaaaataatgggattaacatcgtacaccacgaatttagagatttttaagcctttcattgcgattttcgaacggtaacttcgagtcggtaaacaccgcaactctggtgaagctctatcatcaaacagtttcgactttgggttagtaataattgattattcacgagttgaaaagtacgcaacaaattcagcttccgttttgtctgcaacaaaaaattcagagatcatgtcattatctgtcaccagtagggataatgactaatcgtcgcaccttctttgttgcttgttttgtgcctcttttgtctgacaattcactTCACTGTTTCTAACTAATGCTTTAAAAGTGGCTAATGTTGGTTTCAGCTTGGCATCATTAGGTAAGCCGTTCCAGCAGGTGAGTTCGTAAACCAGTATACTCTTCCCGCTCGAGGTCGTATGTCTTGGGATAATGAAACCGCGAGCTCGCTGCATCTGTCCTCGCTGTAGATGATGTTGGATATAGTTAGGTAGTTCTCCATAGTATGCTTGCCTCATGAAGCAGCAAATTCTCATTCGATAGTTTGATGGCAGGTCGACACCAAGAATGGAGCTTCGCAGAGTTTCAGTTGATTCACGCCGCCGGAGACCATATACAAAACGTACGGCAGATTTGAAGCAACGATGCAGTCGTTCCTTGAGCGCCGCTGACAGTCCCGGATAGTACACGACATCCGCGTATGTGAAGATAGGCATTACAACTGCCTGAACCAATTTACGTCGTGTCTGCATGGAGAGCACAGAGGCAAACCTACGAAAAGTGCGAAGGATATTGAACACTTTAAGAATAACATCATTCACTTGTTGCGACCACGAGAGGTTATGGTCAAGTTTGAGGCCTAGATTCGTGACTTCGTTGGACAACGGTACAATTTGCCCACCGAATGTTATGTCGATTTGCGGTACAACAACACCCGCCTTGCTAAAGACGATTGCTTGCGTCTTCTTCGGGTTAGGCACCAGGCAGTTGACATCTGCCCATGTGACTATAGCCTCAAGGTCTGTATTGATGGCTCGTACCAGTCTGTCGATTTTAGATACAGGGCCTGATATGTAGACTTGGAGGTCATCCTCGTAAAGATGATAGTGGCATTTTAGTGACGAGGACAAGCTGTTGATATATAGGCTGAAAAGCAGCGCACTGAGGCATGATCCCTGAGGAGTACCGTCGAGGACGTCCAGTTCATCAGACACAACATTTCCCAGGCGAACAGACTGCTTCCTATGTTCAAGAAACGATTCCACCAGGTCGCACGCTGTTTGGGAGAAGAATTCGTTCTGCAGCTTGGTTCGAAGAAGTCGGTGGTTCACGCAGTTGAAGGCTAGAGAAAAATCTACAAGGACCATAACGGTACACTGAGAAAATTTTCCATATTGGGTTTATGTGTCACCTgatatagatttttgcaattagaaACTAAATATAAACATTATTTGTATGACACATATACGAGGATGAACTTCACCGTTATTAAAATTATGTGTCGAGTATATAAATGACAGAATGATCAAATATGAATGTTATGATCCCATCGTACATAGTTTTCATTAGTGTTTCCAATTATTTTTACTGCTTCTCTTTTGTTTTATAATTGGAGGTTAGTTCCCTTTGCTTTATTGATAAATTGATAAAATAACTATTATTGACATATTATTGATAATATTGTATATTTATTTAAAGAAGTTTCTACATGAAGTGCGGACCGTCGGTAGTAGCTATTGCTATAAATCTCgagaaaaaaataacactttTAATCAAGCTGCAAATACGCTGTGCCTTGCTTCCGATTACGTAATTTGCCTTCCGGGTCACTAATCCATTCCCATCTGCAGAACGACGCATATCCATCGATGATCTTTGATAGCATTTCCACCACCGGGCCCATTGGCAGCATGATTCCGTCCGTAATTTCGTCCTGATCCAGATCCTGATCCGTTATCTCCTCCGATCTCGTCATCATACACACCATCCGACAGTTAACCGACGATTTTTCACTGCTGCCATTCCTGGATCAAGCATCCGCGGATATGATGGAAATCATTATGGAGAAAGCCTAATGTCGATCATGTTAGGGTGCTGTAAAATAACATTTCGAATTAAATATCGCAAGATTGATTATTTCAATAATCAAATTACCATTTTACCTTTATTTGTAATCGCCAACACCACTTGGAACAAATCGGGAAACATCTCAACCCGTTTTTCACTGCCTTCAAAATGGTAGTTCCGAGCAAGACTccgagctgctgctgctgctgatgttgcCGCCGTCATCGTTGTTGTTCACGAGTTCATTTCCTATATATTATTTATGTGTGAAACTTTATAGATTTTTACTATGTGGTCTTCACACATAAATCATAAAAGCAATCATCATATGTGTTATGACGTTATATTATGATATTAATTTGTATTGTGCTTTAAAATGTTATGTGTTTTGgcacatataaaaaaatattggaattttGTCAGTGTACAGTTATCATCATCCATATTTGAGTAGACGTCATGCACAATCTTAGCAAGTGCGGTGGTTGTACTATgtcttttccgatatccagattGGAGAGATGCTAGCAGAGGTACGTGACAGCTGTCAAGGAAATCAGTGACTTGACATAGCAATACCTTTTCAAACACCTTCGATATCGCTGGCAAAACACTGATTGACCGGTAATCCTTAGGCTGAGTTGGATTGGACTGCTTCGGGATGGGGGTGATAATCGCCTTTTTCCAGTTTAATGGGAAGGATTTCGTATCAATGATCGAGTTGAACAAATGCGACAAATGTGGGAGGATAAATGGAGAGAGTAATTTGATGAAGGAAATGGGAATCTGATCTGGGCGTTTGTTTGGATCTCGTGCATCTTCCGGCAAATTTCGTCGCTGTTTGTATGACGAAAGTTGAATTCAGCTATGTCGGTGCCATCCGTCGTACGAATACGAGTTGTTGTAGTTGGAGTAGGACGTTAAAGTTGTCGATGACCGTTGCAGAAGAAGTGGTTCAAATCGCCAGCATTGGTTCCCTCGGTAGGTGGACTCTTTTTTGCATTATTGTGTATTCCCTCTCTCTGAAGGTTACACCATAGCTTCTTCGCTGGCAGATTGTGATCAAAATGTTGTTCGGCATAACGCTTCTTTGCAGCGAATATGAGGGAGCTGGCCCTGTCCCGCTTTTGGATGTAATCTTGCCATTGATTGTTCCCTCTGACTCTGTTAGAATTCCGTGCGCACAATGTGTTGGCCATATTTCTAAGTGCAACAGCCTGTTTGATATTTTCAGAGAGCCAGGGTGTACGTCTGTCGCGGATAGTGATGGTGCGTTCGGGAGCATGGTTATCGAGTAGGTCTTTCAGTTCAGCAGTAAGCAAGTCTGCTTTGGTTTTTGTATCCGTCGCGTTATAGAAGAGTTGAAGATCCCTGACTTGAAAATCAGCCTGCAGTTGTACCGGATCGATGGAACGAAAGTTACGGACTTGCATTGTCTGTGGAGTGGGTTTGCGAACCTTGATGTCTGCCAACAGGTACACCACCTCGTGGTCGGAGATCGAGTTACCACAGCAAGCTTTCGACTTGATaacaatattggcctatggatgtcttgtgtggtggcaaaagggcgaaatgagaacggtccaatcaaagttaggccatctgcaaaggatgtgcttaatggcgatgacactgcaccgtttttcagaccgaaatctttgctcttatgtacgCAGTGCAATCagtacttcagcagcacgtaatgggcaaagtaatatacttctgttcagatagccaggctgctattaaagcacttgcttcggccaacttcgaagatagttatcgcttgtcgacctcaaatcgaggagctgaattcagcaaacgctgttcaccttgtatgggtgcctggcagtcttgtgcattatcaccatcataacacaaaaaagccgcaacatcaacattgcccttcttcttcCACCGTCGCTATGTTGcaaacgaacacattcgagacgaacgcattgatacggtggctgccgccgccactctctttctctgcacatctcctgagcagccgaacgcttgttaaccgtcattccgacgcagagctatgtcactcactgctgggtgactctcatctgaaagggccaggatgaaggtcaatttgttaagtagtattgcatggcgtagtaaacacaaacatagcacgccctatgaatagaatgcaaggagtagaacaaaaactcgcttcggtgttttatcatgtggttcgaaaacaagagacgatcgctgctgctggatgtggttgactctgcattgaacgagggttggcttgagtggcttttgcgtgaatcgattatgttttgatggactgcgtttgtcgtatgaagtgatggttaaagcgagtgtcgttcgacattgaccatcctgaaactgcacaaccctggacTGCCTGgctattcttccatcgctggaaatgaattggctgatgagttagctcacactggagcatcacatgacttcattggccctgagccagctattccgatatcgaagtgttgggtaaagcttcagattcacacctgggctgctactcaacacagacaatactggaatagtttggagtcatgtcgtcaaaccaaattgtattgtactgagccatctccaagggtggcgaagtagggtgacgatgggtattatcggcaggtttgttctcttcgtcatgggggatttttgtcggccaaatttcctgaaactttgtcgtataactcagcttggttgggaaggatttgaggccaactctgagttcagcaGCTTTCaagaaaccccccatgacgaagagaacaaaactgccgaaaatacacaatttcccctatcttacaaatctgtcaaagcagaatagcagcattctggtcaaagcattgactggccactgccaactcagctatcacacggcgaatattcagcaagcttattcatttgcatgtgatagctgtgaatccgattatggaacttcgtatcatttgatatgcaactgtccagtttttgcgcaactgcgtttccgagtattcggtaaacacttattaagtgaaactgagaGTGTACGGAGGTTGCGTCGTGGGTCGAGTctgttccgaatttttcgcttccaatGATAATTATTTCTATATGATGTATAAAAcattgctctggtttttgtgtatttatctaacaaatattgaaaagttgtgtcggcgctagttcccaatacacttttagttgataataaatattttctttcattttttgcatctaCACAAAAGAGTGagaagtgttagttcgggctcgccggtcgagaaaaaaaatctgggcgCCGACAAAAGAGACGTGTTAAATGTATTTCTGTGTTCCCTGCCATCCTcgaagaccgtaaggacgtggccggctccgttattgaccttactaaagttgagagctctcgaactgtgtacattgagaatagtaagctagtaccaagccctattcattggttccttgtgcaatttcgattgctctggttaatcacggagtagcaactacgaattgtgcggtcatctatgctcatgctcatagatGCTCATGCTCAAcactgaaactgacttcagagacctgaatcttcaggatattatgTTGTTCcttacccgctgtggtaaagagctataggctctttttcgctttatgcgatattacagttcccttttcagggcgctgtttgaacccattgtggtacgcttatgccgtagtatcctcttccagggaaCTTTTCCTATtgccctacctgtccttatccccatccttatctttatttccttccttttccctcaggtagatgatgaaataggctattattttggcgatggcacaaatgacccaaatggaagataacgtgcctttggtgccggccttctgatacctaatAGTTGATTCTTACCACcgtaacaggcggtccgtagtgttaatcttagccaattgagacaaccgctaccgacactacacagctatctaggctgatcgagaaaagaagttaatattgatgatcaacatcATACGAGCTCGAACAGCCGAGCTCCACTACTGCTACTATTTTGTTTGAAGCTCATATTTTGACTCCAAGAATTGGACGGGAaaaaggtccaccacgccagagccctggtAAGGACTTACTGTTAGGAGTGGCACAGGGGCCCCACAAGCTCGTTAATGATCGGGCATCTTTTCCCTCATTCCTCGATACGGGTCGCTTGACAACTTGAATTGGAGCTAACCTGTTTGGTAGACTCTtaccataagctctgggattacTTCAACACGGATTTCTAATGCTCCCTCGGAACAATTGTGTACTAGCAGTCCCGACAGTATGTTCgcccagaattcttctaagaatttgctCAAGATTTTATCTGGAACTTCTAACAAATTTGGCATTTCCATTCCATTGTTTCGAAGGCTGTTTCAAATATCATTCCTGTTAAAGAACTAGACTGAATACATCTTCTATCGCGAGCAAAGTCAATGCAAAACAATATGATTTCAACAAccgctcagttaataactgtggatcgCACTGTGACACAGCTCAAGGATAATCAAGCTAAGTAGCTGGTTCAGATCCCATTGCTGGAACGCAGCAAAAGAAGTTATTCTACATAATAGAAATATAAAAAGAATTTCTGTGGACAAAACAAATGCCCATGTGAAAGCCTCTTGCTGGATGGGCGCATGCGCCTCATTTTCCTCGTACACCGTTCGATAATGCGTGTGACACGAATGGTGGAGAAACTTGTTCCACCATGAATCGACCGATACATGATGTCTATTAGTAAAAGCTAAAAATAATTTAGGATACAAATCTAATCTTATGACAGTCACATGCATGATATTGAGTGGAACTTTTGCAAGATATTCAAGATTAAGTGGAAGTCAAAGTAGCGAGACGGCTTCATGTTGGGAAAAGCTTCAATTTAGAAACCACTGTTCACTGCTAATTGGATGGAAAAAAGAGGTTTGTTTCAATCTATGCAGAATGTTCCAAGTGTGTCTGATAACATATCATCGCCACACAAAAAAGTCTGAATGCCAAGGACACAAGTGAATCAACCATTATGCAAGTGATGACAAACATTATTCTCGACCACCACTCGAACGTGATGGAAACGCAAATATCCCACACTTCTGTTCCCTTCACCAACCACCCACCCACCCTGCACACTCACCTCCTTGGTTTTGATCATGGCGTTCTCCAACAGGGCGCAGGTAATCTCCACCGGAACGATCCGGCCGTTCTTGATGTTGTCCTCGATGAGGGCCCCGTATTCGGAACCCTCGCGTTTCCGTTCCTCCCGCAGCAGATCGCCGGCGGACAGATGCGTGAAGCCGAAAGTTTCCACGATCTTTTCGCACTGGGTTCCCTTGCCGGCGCCGGGCGCTCCCAGTACGAACACAATCTTTGGTTTGCTCGAGTCTCCGCTCATTTTTCTGCCGCGATTGCCAAATGCCACCACCACCGGAAGGATTCGATTATCACTGATTAGGAGGGAGCCGCTTGatctgctgccgctgctgctgttgACCGCCCAAAACGAGGATGTACGCGCACCACCGACGAAAGCACCACCAACACTACTGACGTTTGATTGAGCGGCGAACGTTGTCGGACCGAATTTGCGAATCGCCGAAGCTGACGgtaatgacgatgatgatgacctAGATAACAACTGCTTACCGGCGGCGGTGCCAATCGATGTCGTCAGCGTGCGACGGAGCAACAGTGCGGAATTCATAAACACTAAACTCCTCGCGTTGGTATTCGAGCGGGGGTGGCGTTCACTCGCGAACGGGGATTTAAAACGAGCTAGAAACTACGCCAGCGGAGTCCTTTTAAATGTTGGTCCGCGGGGAGGCACGAGAACGACGACAAAACGAACGGTGTTTTACGTAAAATCAGATGTTCGGGATCATTGATGATGATGGATGATGGTGATTATGTCATTTGATGGGTTGGCTTCTTCGACCATCGGGGACGGTGACCCTTTTTGGTTCGTTCGAGCAGTTGATACACTAAACGAAAGCGTTAAATatctttttgcaacttctcatcgtaataggccattttaccttacgcaaatctgacaggaaaaggcctactttcccacaccaaattaacagtgctggaatgat contains:
- the LOC109414508 gene encoding UMP-CMP kinase, whose product is MNSALLLRRTLTTSIGTAAGKQLLSRSSSSSLPSASAIRKFGPTTFAAQSNVSSVGGAFVGGARTSSFWAVNSSSGSRSSGSLLISDNRILPVVVAFGNRGRKMSGDSSKPKIVFVLGAPGAGKGTQCEKIVETFGFTHLSAGDLLREERKREGSEYGALIEDNIKNGRIVPVEITCALLENAMIKTKEATGNDKFLIDGFPRNEDNLQGWNRKMADKVQLLFVLFFECSEDQCVQRCLKRGESSGRSDDNLESLKKRFNTYINDTMPIIEHYRKQDLVKPIDAAPAPDDVFEAVKAAFKGSY